In a single window of the Acinetobacter tibetensis genome:
- a CDS encoding p-hydroxyphenylacetate 3-hydroxylase reductase component, with protein MNVIQKVQPLSIDPLQFRRALGNFATGVTIVTAQNEQGEKVGVTANSFNSVSLDPPLILWSIDKKSSSFAVFEQATHFAVNILSGSQIELSNKFSRRNIDKFEGTNYEEGEGASLLLENCSAIFECERHQVIEGGDHWIMIGKVVKFHDQGRSPLVYHQGAYSCVMPHPSLKLKHSEPTLSEIPQQGHLYNNVCYLMSRAFKAYQTDYIPKQLASGFRTSESRLLLVLASGTASSKEDLPRDIAMPMQEVERAAEILKREGLLSDHENLYQLTEKGKQTAQYLFEIADSHQNGVFEKYPQQEKEAFISMLRDFAGVA; from the coding sequence ATGAATGTAATACAAAAAGTACAACCGTTAAGCATAGATCCTTTGCAATTCCGACGCGCATTAGGCAATTTTGCAACGGGTGTGACCATTGTCACAGCGCAAAATGAACAGGGTGAAAAAGTCGGGGTAACTGCCAATAGTTTTAACTCAGTGTCACTTGATCCACCGTTGATTCTATGGAGTATTGATAAAAAATCATCTAGTTTTGCTGTGTTTGAGCAAGCAACACATTTTGCTGTCAATATTTTGTCAGGTTCGCAAATTGAACTGTCCAACAAGTTTTCACGTCGCAATATTGATAAGTTTGAAGGAACCAATTATGAGGAAGGTGAAGGTGCGAGCTTATTATTAGAAAACTGTTCTGCAATCTTTGAGTGTGAACGTCATCAAGTGATTGAAGGGGGCGATCACTGGATTATGATTGGTAAAGTGGTGAAATTTCATGATCAAGGGCGCAGTCCTTTGGTCTATCACCAAGGCGCATATTCATGTGTGATGCCACATCCAAGTTTAAAGCTAAAACACAGTGAACCAACACTTTCTGAAATTCCACAACAAGGGCATTTATATAACAATGTTTGTTATTTAATGAGCCGCGCCTTTAAAGCCTATCAAACGGATTATATTCCGAAGCAATTGGCTTCGGGTTTTCGTACCAGTGAATCTCGATTGCTGTTGGTGCTTGCCAGTGGAACTGCTTCGAGCAAGGAAGATTTACCACGGGATATTGCTATGCCGATGCAAGAAGTAGAACGCGCAGCGGAAATTTTAAAACGTGAAGGGCTACTTTCAGACCACGAGAACTTGTATCAATTGACAGAAAAGGGCAAACAAACAGCACAATATTTGTTTGAAATCGCAGATAGCCATCAAAATGGAGTATTTGAAAAATATCCACAACAGGAAAAAGAAGCATTCATTAGCATGTTGCGTGACTTTGCTGGTGTGGCTTAA
- a CDS encoding TetR/AcrR family transcriptional regulator has product MKPTKISRDEKQIQTRNQLIEAGFHLISEQGYSAVSIRNLSKKAGYTQGAFYSNFEHKEDFLLTLMKIQFEQENLQLQKIITQTHLTQSDLMAALEQWLIEFFQNDEWLKISIELQLYAARDEIFSNEYQQVWQNHQAQVSEVLQQLIPNFSAAESAQHEYKLLEIISLSYGLALQYMIFKDDVHKYVNIMMQQLTQIMPAR; this is encoded by the coding sequence ATGAAACCCACAAAAATTTCTCGTGATGAAAAACAAATTCAAACTAGAAATCAGTTAATTGAAGCAGGATTTCACCTTATTTCTGAACAAGGCTATAGTGCGGTATCTATTCGGAATCTTTCAAAAAAGGCAGGCTATACTCAAGGTGCTTTTTACTCAAATTTTGAGCACAAAGAAGATTTTTTACTGACCTTAATGAAAATTCAATTTGAACAAGAAAATCTGCAATTACAGAAAATTATTACTCAAACACATTTGACGCAGTCTGATTTAATGGCCGCACTCGAACAGTGGTTAATCGAATTTTTCCAAAATGATGAATGGCTGAAAATTTCAATTGAATTGCAATTATATGCGGCACGTGACGAAATATTTTCCAATGAATATCAGCAAGTTTGGCAGAATCATCAGGCACAAGTTTCTGAAGTTTTACAACAACTCATTCCAAATTTTTCTGCGGCAGAGTCAGCTCAGCATGAATACAAGCTTCTAGAAATTATCTCTTTGAGTTATGGCTTAGCACTTCAATATATGATTTTTAAAGATGATGTGCATAAATATGTAAATATTATGATGCAGCAACTCACCCAAATAATGCCAGCACGTTAA
- the antA gene encoding anthranilate 1,2-dioxygenase large subunit — MTSSNLQQWNDLVDGCIDFRPQDGVFRVARDMFTQPELFDLEMEFIFEKVWIYACHESEIPNKHDFLTVQIGRQPIIVSRDGNGELHAMVNACEHRGATLTRVAKGNQSTFTCPFHAWCYKSDGRLVKVKAPSEYCEDFDKSSRGLKQGRIASYRGFVFVSLDTQATDTLEDFLGDAKIFLDLMVDQSPTGELEVLQGKSAYTFAGNWKLQNENGLDGYHVSTVHYNYVSTVQHRQQVNATKGAELDTLDYSKLGAGDAETDDGWFSFKNGHSVLFSDMPNPTVRPGYETVMPYMVEKYGQKYAEWAMHRLRNLNLYPSLFFMDQISSQLRIVRPVAWNKTEVISQCIGVKGESVEARRNRIRQFEDFFNVSGLGTPDDLVEFREQQKGFQARLERWSDISRGYQAWEYGPSKNSIDLGIEPVITGREFTHEGLYVNQHGHWQRLMLDGFKKKSLKMFDITFQNQNVADEV, encoded by the coding sequence ATGACCTCATCAAATTTACAACAATGGAATGACTTGGTGGATGGATGCATCGATTTCCGCCCTCAAGATGGTGTGTTTCGCGTCGCAAGAGATATGTTTACCCAGCCAGAACTGTTCGATCTGGAAATGGAATTCATTTTTGAAAAAGTCTGGATTTATGCCTGCCATGAAAGTGAAATTCCCAACAAACACGACTTTTTGACCGTTCAAATTGGTCGCCAACCCATTATTGTCAGCCGAGATGGCAACGGTGAGTTACATGCCATGGTCAATGCCTGCGAACACCGCGGTGCAACACTGACCCGTGTTGCAAAAGGCAATCAATCAACTTTTACCTGTCCCTTCCATGCATGGTGCTATAAATCTGATGGTCGTTTGGTCAAAGTCAAAGCACCAAGTGAATATTGTGAAGATTTTGATAAATCAAGCCGAGGACTGAAACAAGGACGCATTGCGAGCTATCGAGGTTTTGTGTTTGTTAGCCTAGACACGCAAGCCACAGATACCTTGGAAGACTTTTTGGGCGATGCCAAAATTTTCCTTGATTTAATGGTGGATCAATCCCCAACGGGAGAACTTGAAGTTCTGCAAGGCAAATCAGCCTATACCTTTGCAGGGAACTGGAAACTGCAAAATGAAAATGGCTTAGATGGCTATCATGTAAGTACTGTGCATTATAACTACGTTTCTACAGTGCAACATCGTCAGCAAGTAAATGCTACCAAAGGGGCTGAACTGGATACGCTCGATTACAGCAAATTAGGCGCAGGTGATGCTGAAACCGATGATGGTTGGTTTAGCTTCAAAAATGGACATAGTGTTTTATTCAGTGATATGCCAAATCCAACGGTACGTCCTGGGTATGAAACCGTTATGCCTTATATGGTCGAGAAATACGGTCAAAAATATGCTGAATGGGCAATGCATCGTTTAAGAAACTTGAACCTATACCCTAGCTTATTCTTTATGGATCAAATCAGCTCACAATTACGAATTGTTCGTCCAGTGGCTTGGAACAAAACCGAAGTCATCAGCCAATGTATCGGTGTGAAAGGTGAATCAGTTGAAGCGCGTCGTAATCGTATTCGTCAATTTGAAGATTTCTTTAATGTTTCAGGTTTAGGCACCCCTGATGACTTGGTCGAATTCCGTGAACAGCAAAAAGGGTTTCAAGCCCGACTAGAACGTTGGAGTGATATTTCACGTGGTTATCAAGCTTGGGAATATGGTCCAAGCAAAAACTCAATTGATTTGGGCATTGAACCTGTAATTACAGGGCGTGAATTTACCCATGAAGGTCTCTATGTCAATCAACACGGTCATTGGCAACGCCTAATGCTCGATGGCTTCAAGAAAAAGTCATTAAAAATGTTCGACATCACTTTTCAAAATCAAAACGTAGCGGATGAGGTGTAA
- the antC gene encoding anthranilate 1,2-dioxygenase electron transfer component AntC produces the protein MEMGHSVALNFADGKTFFISVNQDELLLDAAVRQGINLPLDCREGVCGTCQGKCETGIYAQDYVDEDALSERDLAERKMLACQTRVKSDAAFYFDHNSSICNAGETLKIATTVTAVELVSETTAILHLDASSFSSQLQFLAGQYARLQIPDTDDWRSYSFANRPNATNQLQFLIRLLPDGVMSNYLRERCQIGQTLLIEAPLGSFYLREVERPLVFIAGGTGLSAFLGMLDNLVEQPNTPPIQLYYGVNSESDLCEQQRLHHYTEQFSNFSYHPIVTKASDEWQGKAGYIHEHLNKAQLAEQAFDMYLCGPPPMIEAVKSWLDEQSLQDYRLYSEKFLQSNTART, from the coding sequence ATAGAAATGGGACATTCAGTTGCTTTAAATTTTGCCGATGGTAAAACCTTTTTCATCTCTGTGAACCAAGACGAATTGCTGCTTGATGCAGCAGTTCGACAAGGGATTAATTTACCACTCGATTGCCGTGAAGGTGTTTGTGGAACTTGCCAAGGCAAATGTGAAACGGGTATCTATGCGCAAGACTATGTCGATGAAGATGCCTTAAGTGAACGTGACTTGGCAGAACGAAAAATGTTGGCTTGCCAAACTCGGGTAAAGTCTGATGCCGCGTTTTATTTTGATCATAATTCAAGCATCTGTAATGCGGGTGAAACTTTAAAAATCGCAACAACAGTCACTGCCGTTGAATTGGTTTCAGAGACTACCGCCATTTTACATTTGGATGCCAGTAGCTTTAGCTCTCAACTACAATTTTTAGCTGGGCAATATGCACGTTTGCAAATTCCAGATACCGATGACTGGCGCTCTTACTCCTTTGCCAATCGCCCAAATGCCACAAACCAATTACAATTTTTGATTCGCCTATTACCCGATGGCGTAATGAGCAATTACTTACGCGAACGTTGTCAAATAGGTCAGACGCTACTGATTGAAGCACCTTTAGGCAGCTTCTATTTGCGTGAAGTAGAACGCCCATTGGTCTTTATTGCAGGTGGTACAGGATTATCCGCATTTTTAGGTATGCTCGACAATTTGGTTGAACAACCCAATACCCCACCGATTCAACTTTATTATGGGGTGAATTCAGAGTCAGATTTATGTGAGCAACAGCGTTTACATCACTATACTGAGCAATTTTCAAACTTTAGTTATCACCCAATTGTGACCAAAGCATCAGATGAGTGGCAAGGCAAAGCGGGTTATATTCATGAACATTTGAACAAAGCACAACTGGCTGAACAAGCATTCGATATGTATTTATGTGGTCCGCCACCAATGATTGAAGCGGTTAAAAGTTGGCTCGATGAACAATCCTTACAAGATTATCGTTTGTATAGTGAAAAGTTCTTACAAAGTAATACTGCACGAACCTAA
- a CDS encoding NAD(P)H-dependent oxidoreductase, with product MSKQLKRKIVVINAHPSSTSFNQALTQAYIEAVPSDLQVEVIEIGKLHFNPNLKYGYEQRMELEPDLQAAWSKIMSADHLVWIFPVWWGGLPAVAKGFIDRLFLPGKAFSYFENSNRIRGHLKRKTARIITTLDQAGWTYKWYFGEPSTRQLKDTTLKFCGVGSVKTHYVGSVRGSSLAQRQIWLGLMKELAQRDYANLMKKSDQGMVQRLRLYFSN from the coding sequence ATGAGTAAGCAGTTGAAAAGAAAAATAGTGGTCATCAATGCTCATCCATCATCGACCAGTTTTAATCAAGCTTTAACGCAAGCCTATATTGAAGCTGTACCATCTGACTTGCAGGTTGAAGTGATTGAAATTGGCAAATTACATTTTAATCCAAATCTGAAATATGGCTATGAGCAAAGAATGGAGCTTGAACCCGATTTACAAGCAGCATGGTCTAAAATAATGAGTGCGGATCATTTGGTCTGGATTTTTCCAGTGTGGTGGGGCGGTTTACCTGCTGTAGCTAAAGGGTTTATTGATCGTTTATTTCTTCCGGGCAAAGCCTTTAGCTATTTTGAAAACAGCAACCGTATTCGGGGGCATTTAAAACGCAAAACGGCCAGAATTATTACCACCTTAGACCAAGCAGGTTGGACTTATAAATGGTATTTTGGCGAACCGAGCACACGACAACTTAAAGATACGACATTAAAATTTTGTGGTGTAGGGTCGGTAAAAACACATTATGTAGGCTCTGTACGGGGTTCTAGTTTAGCGCAACGTCAAATCTGGCTGGGATTAATGAAAGAACTGGCTCAACGTGATTATGCCAACTTGATGAAAAAATCAGATCAAGGAATGGTGCAACGGCTTCGGCTTTATTTTAGCAATTGA
- the antB gene encoding anthranilate 1,2-dioxygenase small subunit, with product MSQQLQFAVSQFLYKKSELCDKYDWDAYLDLYDEDSEYHIPQWIDDHNYVQDPNQGLSYIYYADRSGLEDRVFRIRTGKAASASPLPRTFHSINNVQVQTREDGLVEAKVAWHTLYNRQGLEGSFYGHATYLLRQTEQSFKIRRQHSILLNDKIDSVLDFYHV from the coding sequence ATGTCACAACAACTACAATTTGCAGTTTCTCAATTTTTGTATAAAAAATCAGAACTTTGCGATAAATATGACTGGGACGCCTATCTTGATCTTTATGATGAGGACAGTGAATATCATATTCCACAGTGGATTGATGACCACAATTATGTGCAAGATCCGAATCAAGGCTTGTCCTATATTTACTATGCCGATCGTTCAGGTTTAGAAGACCGTGTATTTCGCATTCGTACAGGTAAAGCGGCATCGGCGAGCCCTTTACCTCGGACCTTTCACAGCATTAACAATGTGCAGGTACAAACTCGTGAAGATGGTTTGGTTGAAGCCAAAGTGGCTTGGCATACCCTATATAACCGCCAAGGTTTGGAAGGTTCCTTCTATGGTCATGCGACTTATCTCCTCCGCCAAACAGAGCAAAGCTTCAAGATTCGTCGTCAGCACAGCATTTTGCTGAATGACAAAATTGATTCTGTTTTAGACTTCTACCACGTTTAA